A DNA window from Desulfatibacillum aliphaticivorans DSM 15576 contains the following coding sequences:
- a CDS encoding choice-of-anchor U domain-containing protein — translation MKRLLIIAVLLAFVGAGNALAAWNYEDLPAFDPAPDAWNPSAVFVDNDVLTNTLLLYASGGKVYGWDPETLESQLVVSPTLQSTWAAGPAGMVLAYDGSTLYFHDNGGPTKYLYKFVFGNDPETYTTFNTNCEGSIYELAINPWTDRLWFVSGDYDTQKMYLYEIVGVGTKRTINLRMEIDNAMTDAGVGPIVFKGPNTVLVGEAVYATEGAFQWVYPEGDLVVDDQYAYFSGGLSDAVLGYSNRPFVATGSGQNVSYIYNGMVEQVLTHTETVGGLAFDGSQFYIGTTHVTSGTVSFGVLSDTENVNLVSPAEGYRYAPMDLPAVGLQAWNNSLAYYGDTILYAGDNGGTVDIYAYNTISGTCEMWADVDFSEGSDWAFGPAGLTAGSDGYLYYHDNGGPTKFLYRNKLSDPSVKKTLSLSGTIEGSIWDITWNPWSESLWIATADLDADVFYLYEVNQNFSGIVGDGISFPIPHAADGGASGPIIFGSEKYCYYGESVWGVNGYIHKVNVNTERVYKDVFTLTGGLNSAVYGPDQGVYVSTSEGNSIYKINTLDDSSELVAETAGSIADLANDGTSLIVAATDPATYATDLMTIWKPWLTGIPDDQAPTNDLDQTDFTVQTGTDSTDRVGIQGGAGTTIEYFQFLDPTDMDLPAGGPYNLRYGLLDFRAKVAEVGGTATIWIRFGENLAANRQWWKLDALRGWYQPENAEFMQAGDAVKLTIVDGGEGDADGVANGYVVDPAGPGYPAADDDDDTVIDDTSDCFVQTASQAHTGAMGLILLLGVGTAALLKIRFAARS, via the coding sequence ATGAAGAGGCTATTGATTATTGCTGTACTGCTGGCCTTCGTCGGGGCTGGAAACGCCCTGGCCGCCTGGAATTACGAAGATCTTCCGGCATTCGACCCTGCGCCTGACGCCTGGAACCCATCTGCGGTCTTTGTAGATAATGATGTGCTTACAAACACCCTTTTGCTGTACGCCTCCGGCGGAAAAGTTTACGGCTGGGACCCGGAAACCCTGGAAAGCCAACTTGTGGTGAGTCCCACTCTCCAATCCACCTGGGCTGCAGGCCCGGCCGGAATGGTTCTTGCCTACGATGGCTCGACCTTGTATTTCCACGACAACGGCGGACCTACGAAGTATTTGTACAAGTTTGTTTTCGGCAACGACCCTGAGACCTACACCACATTTAATACGAATTGCGAAGGCTCCATCTATGAATTGGCCATCAATCCCTGGACCGACAGGCTGTGGTTTGTCTCCGGGGATTACGACACCCAGAAAATGTACCTGTACGAAATTGTTGGCGTAGGCACAAAAAGAACGATTAACCTTAGGATGGAAATTGATAATGCCATGACCGATGCCGGCGTTGGTCCTATCGTCTTCAAAGGCCCGAATACGGTCCTGGTGGGCGAAGCCGTCTACGCGACCGAAGGGGCCTTCCAGTGGGTGTATCCTGAAGGCGATCTGGTTGTTGACGACCAGTATGCATATTTTTCCGGAGGCCTTTCCGACGCCGTCCTGGGGTACAGCAACAGGCCTTTCGTGGCCACGGGTTCAGGACAAAATGTCAGTTACATATACAATGGCATGGTTGAGCAGGTCCTGACCCATACCGAAACCGTCGGCGGTCTGGCCTTTGACGGCAGCCAGTTCTATATCGGAACCACCCACGTGACATCCGGCACAGTCAGCTTCGGCGTTTTGAGCGACACGGAAAACGTGAACCTGGTCTCCCCCGCCGAGGGCTACCGCTACGCCCCCATGGACCTCCCGGCAGTGGGACTTCAGGCCTGGAATAATTCCCTGGCCTACTACGGCGATACGATTCTGTATGCGGGCGACAACGGCGGAACCGTCGACATTTACGCCTACAACACCATTTCGGGAACCTGTGAAATGTGGGCGGACGTGGACTTTTCCGAAGGAAGCGATTGGGCGTTCGGCCCGGCCGGCCTGACCGCCGGCAGCGACGGATACCTGTATTACCATGACAATGGAGGTCCCACCAAGTTCCTGTACAGGAACAAACTGTCCGATCCATCCGTCAAAAAGACTCTGTCCCTGTCCGGAACCATAGAAGGCTCCATCTGGGATATAACCTGGAACCCCTGGAGCGAATCCCTGTGGATCGCTACAGCCGATCTGGATGCTGACGTCTTCTACCTGTATGAAGTGAACCAGAATTTCTCCGGAATTGTGGGAGACGGCATTTCCTTTCCCATCCCCCATGCCGCGGACGGCGGCGCCAGCGGCCCCATCATTTTCGGCAGTGAAAAATACTGCTATTACGGCGAATCCGTTTGGGGCGTGAATGGATATATCCACAAAGTCAACGTAAACACAGAAAGGGTCTACAAAGACGTTTTCACCCTGACCGGTGGACTCAATTCCGCCGTATACGGCCCGGATCAGGGCGTTTACGTCAGCACCAGCGAAGGTAACTCCATTTACAAAATCAACACCCTGGACGACTCCAGCGAGTTGGTTGCCGAAACCGCCGGCTCCATCGCCGATCTGGCCAATGACGGAACCTCCCTCATCGTCGCCGCAACCGATCCTGCCACCTATGCAACCGACCTGATGACGATCTGGAAGCCTTGGCTTACCGGCATACCGGACGACCAGGCGCCTACCAATGACCTGGATCAAACCGATTTCACCGTTCAGACCGGCACTGACTCCACAGACAGGGTTGGCATCCAGGGCGGAGCCGGAACCACCATCGAGTATTTCCAATTCCTGGATCCCACGGACATGGATCTTCCGGCCGGCGGCCCCTATAACCTGCGCTACGGCCTGTTGGACTTCCGCGCCAAGGTGGCTGAAGTGGGCGGAACCGCAACCATCTGGATTCGTTTCGGCGAAAATTTGGCGGCCAATCGTCAATGGTGGAAGCTGGATGCGTTGAGAGGATGGTATCAGCCCGAAAACGCCGAATTTATGCAAGCCGGCGATGCCGTCAAACTCACCATTGTTGACGGCGGTGAAGGCGATGCCGACGGCGTAGCCAACGGCTACGTGGTCGACCCTGCAGGACCCGGCTACCCTGCTGCGGACGATGACGATGATACTGTCATTGACGACACCAGTGACTGCTTTGTGCAAACCGCATCCCAGGCCCATACCGGGGCCATGGGGCTGATTCTCCTTCTGGGCGTCGGCACGGCGGCTTTGCTGAAAATACGCTTTGCAGCCCGTTCCTAA
- the bioB gene encoding biotin synthase BioB — protein sequence MDLKKCLEMAEAAKAGLLPEISDLEDLACLPEHHVLDLLPAANAVRRHFFGDQVHLCCIVNGKSGKCSEDCAFCAQSAHAKTSAPVYPLIDSGKIFQGASYARENGVHRYSLVASGGRLPKAEVRTVAESFSRMGGDGVGYCASLGILDAQDFALLKEAGVDRYHHNLETAESHFKEICTTHAYRDRVQTIREAKKAGMSVCAGGLFGIGESDLQVLELGLALRDLEVDSVPVNFLIPIKGTRLEKSSDLSPLRCLKIISLLRFALGGKEIVICGGRESNLEELHPLVFYAGASGIMTGDYLTAPGRNPQKDHAMIRRLGLTALREGE from the coding sequence ATGGATTTAAAAAAATGCCTCGAAATGGCCGAAGCGGCGAAAGCCGGCCTATTGCCCGAAATATCCGACCTGGAGGATCTGGCATGCCTGCCTGAGCACCATGTTTTGGACTTGCTGCCCGCGGCAAATGCCGTCAGGAGGCATTTTTTCGGGGATCAGGTTCATTTATGCTGCATCGTGAACGGCAAGTCAGGTAAATGCAGCGAAGACTGCGCTTTTTGCGCCCAGTCCGCCCACGCTAAAACCAGCGCGCCCGTTTATCCGCTTATTGATTCCGGCAAAATTTTCCAGGGCGCCTCTTACGCCCGGGAGAACGGCGTGCACAGATACTCCCTGGTGGCCAGCGGAGGGCGGCTGCCCAAAGCCGAAGTGCGGACCGTCGCTGAATCTTTTTCCCGCATGGGCGGCGACGGGGTAGGTTATTGCGCTTCCCTGGGAATCCTGGACGCCCAGGATTTCGCCTTGTTAAAGGAAGCGGGCGTGGACCGGTATCATCACAATCTGGAAACGGCGGAAAGCCATTTTAAGGAAATATGCACGACCCATGCTTACAGAGACAGAGTTCAAACCATCCGGGAAGCCAAAAAGGCGGGCATGAGCGTATGCGCCGGCGGCTTGTTTGGAATAGGGGAGAGCGACTTGCAGGTCTTGGAGCTTGGGCTGGCCCTCCGGGACTTGGAGGTGGATTCCGTCCCTGTTAACTTCCTCATCCCCATCAAAGGAACCCGTTTGGAAAAAAGCTCCGACTTGTCGCCTTTGCGCTGCCTGAAGATCATTTCCTTGCTGCGTTTCGCCTTGGGAGGCAAGGAAATCGTCATTTGCGGAGGCAGGGAGTCCAACCTGGAGGAGCTGCATCCACTGGTTTTTTACGCCGGGGCGTCCGGAATTATGACGGGTGACTATCTCACGGCCCCGGGACGCAATCCGCAAAAGGACCATGCCATGATCCGCCGCCTGGGCCTGACCGCTTTACGGGAGGGCGAATAA
- a CDS encoding FecCD family ABC transporter permease — protein MTRILTSRQFYGIIAIYAIGAGAIFFISPFLGGETLNMTNVMNGLFHNAPNVDADIFVYHRLPRVLLAFIVGGTLGVVGAALQVVLKNVLAEPYILGIAGGGAVGAVAAISIPGMFFHFGPFTSIQFLSLAGCMFCIAGLYWLAQRPTGISMNTILLAGVTFNILCGAAILLIRYLVNPHQLVAMDRWMMGGLDVVGYQDLVSLTPFLIPGLLMVFMQANSLNQLAFGEDMAHGRGVDVQRVQRMVFLGAGLATAAAVSLAGPIGFVGLVIPHAVRRLSGYDHRVVLPASFLLGGGVLTLCDLVARTAVHPTEMPVGIITAIIGGPVFLRILLVKK, from the coding sequence TACGGCATTATCGCAATCTACGCCATTGGGGCGGGCGCCATTTTCTTCATCTCGCCCTTTTTAGGAGGCGAAACCCTGAATATGACCAATGTCATGAACGGCCTTTTTCATAACGCCCCCAATGTGGACGCGGACATTTTTGTCTATCATCGCCTGCCCAGAGTGTTGCTCGCCTTTATCGTAGGCGGAACTTTGGGCGTGGTGGGCGCCGCACTCCAGGTAGTGCTGAAAAACGTGCTGGCCGAGCCGTACATCCTGGGAATCGCAGGCGGAGGCGCTGTGGGCGCCGTAGCCGCCATATCCATTCCGGGCATGTTTTTTCATTTCGGGCCGTTCACATCCATCCAGTTTTTAAGCCTGGCGGGATGCATGTTCTGCATCGCCGGCCTGTATTGGCTGGCCCAAAGGCCTACGGGAATTTCCATGAACACCATCCTGTTGGCCGGGGTGACCTTTAATATTCTTTGCGGCGCAGCCATTTTGTTGATACGCTATCTGGTGAATCCTCACCAATTGGTGGCTATGGACCGGTGGATGATGGGCGGATTGGACGTGGTGGGCTACCAGGATCTGGTTTCTCTCACGCCTTTTCTCATTCCCGGCCTGCTCATGGTTTTTATGCAGGCCAATTCGCTGAATCAGCTTGCTTTTGGCGAGGATATGGCACATGGAAGGGGCGTTGACGTGCAACGCGTCCAAAGAATGGTTTTCCTGGGCGCAGGACTGGCTACGGCCGCAGCCGTATCCCTGGCAGGCCCCATAGGTTTTGTGGGGCTGGTGATTCCTCACGCAGTCCGCCGCCTGTCAGGCTATGACCATAGAGTTGTTTTGCCCGCATCTTTTTTATTGGGAGGCGGCGTGCTGACTTTATGCGATCTGGTTGCCAGGACCGCCGTGCATCCCACGGAAATGCCCGTAGGGATTATTACCGCCATTATAGGCGGACCGGTTTTTTTAAGAATATTATTAGTCAAAAAGTAA
- a CDS encoding choice-of-anchor U domain-containing protein translates to MGMPKRNIRMMGIGLALVLLLFGAAPAFSALTPAYDQYSAYNGIPSLDPAPKQDEGSFAVYQDYLIYLAYDNDIYGYNLETGNILKVCSSAIVADETHTVGGLFVSKEGFLFFHDSQKTIYYANLAGEWPAIKRYYGTSCTGQLYGFAQNPWTGAVWYISTTIVHTYFYELYSDKDSAKKHMVYDLPHDGNQGPIAWLGPRSLLSGEQVGDTGYFHLLDPAYPGTQENEREIEANFLEFPGGVSGAARAWYNMVYAASGDGQSVYLIQMPYNGDDAFNYDKIASADRPLGGLFFYGDELFASQFEAESGRKDAGDLSYSSLVDDYVSEGLELQGNYETYYMGFPDYNPSFDQFTVLGRKMYYPSSGNVYEFDLDNSDETALIIKDSEKQDLDGVLPFQLLAAQNDKLYFLDYNEDPRSSIYEYAFEDNEDNISSVITGCTGIPAVLVEHPETGDLYVASYEDGGDRLYFSHIEIDGSVITRTVVADFDRFHGGNNGPAIFSGSQTVLYVENTGEKAYFHEIDTEKGTVDQDVMVWDYPVRSMSYGPYNSIFMTDGDNGGLYEIKAGQAISVATALNGSASGLCYDGYSLIMMKGGFGKDYDVTGLYRVWEQPQFGVLADEECLNETISTSADFTVLTDDGEASIGIRGGTDVTVQYLKALDDEYLDSLPSRPNLPLGAVDFRLAYDDDIITGTITIYFSKEMPGDTFWWKYDEAKGWYKYENCTVADDGMSMEIVLIDGGEGDADGIQNGYVVDPGGPGVPDNNNNKKVWGDFTDDCFIKGAQSRINSALLAVFALLAAAFLGANAIRRKISA, encoded by the coding sequence ATGGGTATGCCCAAGAGGAATATTCGCATGATGGGGATCGGCCTTGCATTGGTCTTGCTCCTGTTCGGCGCCGCGCCGGCGTTTTCGGCCCTTACGCCCGCTTATGACCAGTATTCTGCCTATAACGGCATTCCGTCGCTTGACCCGGCGCCCAAGCAAGACGAGGGCTCTTTCGCCGTTTATCAGGATTACTTGATTTATCTGGCCTATGACAACGACATCTATGGATACAACCTGGAAACCGGCAATATTCTCAAGGTCTGCAGTTCTGCCATTGTGGCGGACGAAACCCATACCGTAGGCGGGCTGTTTGTCTCCAAGGAAGGCTTTTTGTTTTTCCATGACAGCCAAAAGACCATTTATTACGCCAACCTGGCCGGTGAGTGGCCTGCCATAAAAAGGTACTACGGTACGAGTTGCACCGGCCAACTATATGGCTTCGCTCAAAATCCCTGGACCGGAGCGGTATGGTACATTTCCACCACTATCGTTCATACGTATTTTTACGAGCTGTATTCGGACAAAGATTCCGCTAAAAAGCATATGGTTTATGATCTGCCCCACGACGGAAACCAGGGTCCTATTGCCTGGCTGGGGCCGCGTTCTTTGCTTTCCGGCGAGCAGGTTGGCGATACGGGTTATTTTCATTTGTTGGACCCGGCTTATCCCGGAACTCAGGAAAACGAAAGAGAGATTGAAGCGAATTTTCTGGAATTTCCCGGAGGCGTCTCCGGGGCGGCCCGGGCTTGGTACAATATGGTATACGCGGCCTCGGGTGACGGCCAATCAGTTTATTTAATCCAAATGCCATACAATGGAGACGATGCTTTTAACTATGACAAGATTGCAAGCGCCGACCGCCCGTTGGGCGGGCTGTTTTTTTACGGTGACGAACTTTTCGCAAGCCAGTTTGAGGCGGAGTCAGGCCGGAAAGACGCCGGCGACCTCAGCTACAGCTCTCTGGTAGACGATTACGTTTCCGAAGGGCTGGAATTGCAGGGTAATTATGAAACCTACTACATGGGCTTTCCGGACTATAATCCCAGTTTTGATCAATTCACGGTGCTGGGCAGGAAGATGTACTATCCCAGTTCCGGAAACGTCTACGAATTTGATCTGGATAACTCCGATGAGACGGCGTTGATCATAAAGGACTCGGAAAAGCAAGATCTGGACGGCGTGCTCCCTTTCCAACTGCTGGCCGCCCAAAATGATAAGCTCTATTTTCTGGATTATAACGAAGATCCCAGGTCTTCCATTTATGAGTACGCGTTTGAGGACAACGAAGACAACATCTCTTCCGTGATTACCGGCTGCACCGGCATTCCCGCGGTGCTGGTCGAACATCCGGAAACCGGAGACTTGTACGTCGCTTCTTATGAAGACGGCGGCGATAGGCTTTATTTCAGCCATATCGAGATCGACGGCAGCGTCATAACAAGAACCGTCGTTGCTGATTTTGACAGGTTCCACGGCGGAAATAACGGCCCTGCGATTTTTTCCGGAAGTCAGACCGTTCTTTATGTTGAGAACACCGGAGAAAAGGCCTATTTCCATGAAATCGATACGGAAAAGGGAACCGTGGACCAAGACGTCATGGTTTGGGATTATCCGGTCCGTTCCATGTCTTACGGCCCTTATAATTCCATTTTCATGACAGATGGAGACAACGGCGGGCTTTATGAAATCAAAGCCGGCCAGGCGATTTCCGTGGCGACGGCATTGAACGGCTCGGCTTCAGGCCTCTGTTATGACGGCTATTCCTTGATTATGATGAAAGGCGGTTTTGGCAAGGATTACGATGTGACCGGTCTCTACCGGGTTTGGGAGCAGCCCCAATTCGGCGTCCTGGCTGATGAGGAATGTCTGAATGAAACCATCTCCACCAGCGCCGATTTTACGGTGCTGACCGATGACGGCGAAGCCAGTATAGGCATAAGAGGCGGCACCGACGTTACGGTGCAGTATTTAAAGGCCCTGGATGACGAGTATCTGGACAGCCTGCCGTCCAGGCCTAACTTGCCTTTGGGCGCCGTGGACTTTCGTCTGGCCTATGACGACGACATCATCACCGGAACCATTACGATTTATTTTTCCAAGGAAATGCCTGGAGACACGTTCTGGTGGAAGTACGACGAGGCCAAAGGGTGGTATAAGTACGAAAATTGCACCGTGGCCGACGACGGCATGAGCATGGAGATTGTACTTATAGACGGAGGGGAAGGGGACGCCGACGGAATCCAAAATGGATACGTTGTAGACCCGGGCGGACCGGGCGTTCCGGATAACAACAACAATAAAAAAGTCTGGGGCGATTTCACCGACGATTGCTTTATTAAAGGCGCCCAATCCCGGATTAACTCCGCACTCCTCGCCGTTTTCGCCCTTTTGGCGGCGGCGTTTTTAGGCGCAAACGCCATCCGCAGAAAAATTTCCGCATAA